A region of Phalacrocorax carbo chromosome 9, bPhaCar2.1, whole genome shotgun sequence DNA encodes the following proteins:
- the NEMF gene encoding ribosome quality control complex subunit NEMF — MKSRFSTVDIRAVLAELRLSLLGMRVNNVYDVDNKTYLIRLQKPDCKATLLLESGIRIHTTEFEWPKNMMPSSFAMKCRKHLKTRRLVSVKQLGIDRIVDFQFGSDEAAYHLIIELYDRGNIVLTDHEYVILNILRFRTDEADDVRFAVRERYPVDSAKAPAPLPTLERLTEIISNTPKGEQLKRVLNPHLPYGATLIEHCLIEVGFSGYVKVDQHMESKENIEKVLTALEKAEDYMTLTDNFSGKGYIIQKREKKPSLAPDKPAEDIYTYEEFHPFLFSQHSKCPYLEFDSFNKAADEFYSKLEGQKIDLKALQQEKQALKKLENVRRDHEHRLEALQQAQEADKIKGELIEMNLEIVDRAIQVVRSALANQIDWTEIGVIVKEAQAQGDPVASAIKELKLQTNHITMLLRNPYVLSEEEEEEEDADLEKEEMEEPKGKKKKNKNKQLKKPQKNKPSLVDVDLSLSAYANAKKYYDHKRHAAKKTQKTVEAAEKAFKSAEKKTKQTLREVQTVTTIQKARKVYWFEKFLWFISSENYLIIAGRDQQQNELIVKRYLKPGDIYVHADLHGATSCVIKNPSGEPIPPRTLTEAGTMALCYSAAWDARVVTSAWWVSHNQVSKTAPTGEYLTTGSFMIRGKKNFLPPSYLMMGFSFLFKVDESCVWRHREERKIKVQDEDLETVSSSGGELVSEEVELLEGGDSSSEEEKAECQEAPEDVEAMPESNRDEGVADCDQGAVNTPPAPEGDSEEDDGESEDEMEHPELKSEVKEEEVNYPDTTIDLSHLQSQRSLQKIIPKEEEPNLSDSKSQGRRHLSAKERRELKKKKQQNDSENLEMPEEKQKEMETQPPLAPNTNKGVPAPQPMKRGQKSKMKKMKEKYKDQDEEDRELIMKLLGSAGSNKEEKGKKGKKAKSKDEQAKKQQQKPKAVRRGAGGGKEVLPAGVVLHELQDPALEEQQDEKEEQDQDQPGVEESEALLDSLTGQPHPEDILLFAVPICAPYTAMTNYKYKVKLTPGTQKKGKAAKIALHNFMQSKEASAREKDLFRSVKDTDLSRNIPGKVKVSAPHLLNRKKK, encoded by the exons aTGAAGTCCCGTTTCAGCACCGTCGATATCCGTGCGGTGCTCGCCGAGCTGCGACTGAG cTTATTGGGAATGAGAGTAAACAATGTTTATGATGTGGATAATAAGACGTATCTTATTCGCCTTCAAAA ACCGGACTGCAAGGCCACGCTGCTGCTTGAATCTGGTATACGCATTCACACAACGGAGTTCGAGTGGCCGAAAAACATGATGCCGTCTAGCTTTGCAATGAAG TGCCGTAAGCATTTAAAGACGAGAAGGCTTGTCAGTGTCAAACAGCTGGGTATAGACAGAATTGTGGACTTCCAGTTTGGAAGCGATGAAGCTGCTTATCACCTCATCATTGAGCTGTACGACAGG GGTAACATTGTCCTGACAGACCACGAATATGTCATCTTAAACATTCTGAGGTTTCGCACGGATGAAGCGGATGATGTCAGATTTGCAGTTCGGGAACGATACCCAGTTGACAGTGCAAAAGCACCTGCACCTCTGCCGACCTTGGAAAG GTTAACTGAAATTATATCAAATACACCCAAAGGGGAACAACTGAAGAGGGTTCTTAACCCGCATCTTC cttatGGAGCCACTCTCATTGAGCATTGCCTCATAGAAGTTGGATTTTCTGGTTATGTCAAAGTAGATCAGCATATGGAAAGTAAAG AAAATATCGAAAAAGTGCTTACTGCTTTAGAGAAAGCAGAAGACTATATGACACTGACTGACAACTTCAGTGGAAAG ggTTATATTAtccagaaaagggagaaaaagccaAGTCTGGCACCAGATAAACCAGCAGAAGATATCTACAC ATATGAGGAATTTCatcctttcttgttttctcaaCATTCAAAATGTCCGTACTTGGAATTTGACTCATTCAATAAG GCAGCAGATGAGTTCTACTCCAAGCTAGAGGGACAGAAAATTGACCTGAAAGCATTGCAGCAG gaaaaacaagcatTGAAGAAACTTGAAAATGTCCGTAGGGATCACGAGCACAGACTAGAAGCTCTTCAGCAAGCTCAG gAAGCTGATAAGATAAAAGGAGAACTTATAGAAATGAACTTGGAGATCGTCGACCGAGCCATCCAGGTGGTCCGCAGTGCGTTAGCCAACCAGATAGACTGGACAGAGATCGGGGTGATTGTTAAAGAAGCTCAGGCACAGGGAGACCCTGTTGCAAGTGCAATCAAAGAATTAAAGCTTCAGACAAATCATATCACAATGCTGCTGAG GAATCCATATGTGTTatctgaagaggaagaagaggaggaggatgctgatttagagaaagaagaaatggaagagccaaagggaaaaaagaaaaagaataaaaacaaacagttgaagaaacctcagaaaaacaaaccGTCGTTAGTTGATGTTGATCTCAGTTTGTCTGCGTATGCCAATGCCAAGAA GTACTATGATCACAAAAGACATGCAGCTAAGAAAACTCAGAAGACAGTAGAAGCTGCggaaaag GCATTTAAATCGGCTGAGAAGAAGACGAAGCAGACATTGAGGGAAGTTCAGACAGTTACCACCattcagaaagcaagaaaggtCTATTG GTTTGAGAAGTTCCTGTGGTTCATTAGTTCCGAGAATTACCTTATTATTGCTGGAAGAGATCAACAGCAGAATGAGCTGATTGTAAAGCGGTATCTTAAACCAG GGGACATATACGTGCATGCCGATCTCCATGGAGCCACAAGCTGTGTGATCAAGAACCCCTCAG GTGAACCGATCCCTCCACGAACCCTGACGGAGGCAGGCACGATGGCCTTGTGTTACAGTGCTGCCTGGGATGCCCGTGTTGTCACCAGCGCTTGGTGGGTCTCCCACAACCAG gtTTCTAAAACTGCGCCTACAGGAGAATACCTCACTACTGGAAGCTTCATGATCCGAG ggaaGAAGAATTTTCTTCCACCTTCGTATCTGATGATGGGCTTTAGCTTCTTGTTTAAG GTGGATGAAAGCTGCGTTTGGAGACACCgagaagaaaggaagatcaAAGTACAGGACGAGGATCTGGAAACGGTTTCCAGCAGTGGCGGTGAACTGGTGTCCGAAGAAGTGGAGCTATTAG AAGGAGGAGACAGCAGcagtgaagaggaaaaagcagagtgTCAGGAAGCACCAGAGGATGTGGAAGCCATGCCTGAGAGTAATCGTGACGAGGGTGTTGCTGACTGTGACCAGGGTGCAGTAAACACACCACCTGCACCAGAGGGTGACTCCGAAGAGGATGATGGAGAATCTGAAGACGAAATGGAACATCCAGAATTAAAGAGCGaagtgaaggaggaagaggtaAATTACCCAGATACAACAATCGACCTGTCGCATCTTCAGTCTCAAAG ATCCCTGCAGAAAATCATCCCCAAAGAGGAAGAACCCAACTTG AGTGACAGCAAGTCCCAGGGGCGAAGGCATCTGTCTGCCAAGGAGAGGAG agaactgaagaaaaagaagcagcaaaatgacTCTGAGAACTTGGAGATGcctgaagagaagcagaaagagatggagacaCAGCCCCCCCTTGCTCCCAACACCAATAAAGGTGTGCCGGCCCCTCAGCCCATGAAGCGGGGCCAAAAG agtAAAATGAAGAAGATGAAGGAGAAGTACAAGGACCAGGACGAGGAGGATCGGGAGCTCATCATGAAGCTGCTGGGC TCTGCAGGGTCAaacaaggaggagaaagggaaaaaggggaaaaaggcgAAGTCAAAAGATGAGCAAGCAAAGAAGCAACAGCAGAAACCCAAGGCTGTGCGTCGTGGTGCCGGAGGGGGCAAGGAGGTGCTCCCAGCAGGAGTCGTGCTGCACGAGTTGCAGGACCCAGCcctggaggagcagcaggacGAGAAG GAGGAGCAAGACCAGGATCAGCCAGGAGTTGAG GAAAGCGAGGCGTTGCTGGACTCCCTGACGGGCCAGCCGCACCCCGAGGACATTCTGCTCTTTGCTGTTCCCATCTGCGCTCCCTACACAGCCATGACGAACTACAA gtaCAAAGTCAAGCTCACTCCAGGCAcccaaaagaagggaaaag CTGCCAAGATTGCCTTGCACAATTTTATGCAATCCAAAGAAGCTAGCGCAAGAGAAAAAGATCTGTTCCGCAGTGTAAAG GATACCGATTTGTCAAGAAATATTCCTGGTAAAGTGAAAGTGTCTGCGCCTCATCtcctgaacaggaaaaagaagtga